One Serratia liquefaciens genomic window, CCATTTTGTTCTATGAGGCCAAAAAGTATGACGATGCCCGTAACATCATTCAGCCACTGCTGACGCAAGATCCGAAAAACGTCTGGCTGATCGATCTGATGACCGATATCGACCTCGGTCAGAAACGTGCGCCGCAGGCGATTGCCCGTCTGCAAGCCGCCAATGCCGCCCAAAGTAACAACCCGGTGCTGCAACTCAACCTGGCCAACGCCTACGTGGAAGGTAACCAACCGGCGCAGGCGTCAAAAATTCTTAACCGTTACACCTTCGCCCATCCGGACGATCCCAACGCCTGGGATCTGCTGGCCCAGGCCAGCGCCGCACAGGGGCTGCGCGATGAAGAGCTTTCCGCCCGTGCCGAGAGCCTGGCCCTGACCGGTCGTCTCGACCAGGCCATTGGTTTGCTCAGCAATGCCAGCTCACTGCAAAAACTCGGCAGCCTGAAACAGGCGCGTTATGATGCGCGCATCGACCAGCTGCGCCAGCTGCAACAGCGTTTCCGTCAGTACCAGCGCAGCTGATTTTCATAAAGGATGAAGTTAAATGAAAAACGTCACTATTTACCACAACCCGCGCTGCTCCAAGAGCCGTGAAACCCTGGCGCTGTTGGAACAGCATGGCGTGAAGCCTGACGTGGTGCTGTATCTGGAAACGCCGCCGTCGGTAGACCAGCTGAAGAAACTGCTGAAAGAACTGGGGTTCAGTTCCGCACGCGAGCTTATGCGCAAGAAAGAAGATCTGTACAAGGATTTAAAGCTGGCGGATGAAGACCTGAGCGAAGCCCAACTGTTGCAGGCGATGGTGGACAATCCAAAGCTGATTGAGCGTCCTATCGTGGTCAAAGGCACCCTGGCACGTATCGGCCGACCGCCAGAACAGGTGCTGGAGATTTTGTAAGTTTAATCAGGGCGCTCGTTTAGAGTGCCCGAGACGGCTCTGCTACAGCCCGAGGATCTCTTTGACAAAGGGGATGGTCAACTTGCGTTGGGCGGTGATCGAGGCGTGATCGAGTTGATCCAGGGTCATAAACAAGGTACGCATTTCGCGATCCAACCGCTTGAGCAGGAAACGACCGACGTCTTCCGGCAGTTCAAAGCCGCGCAGTTTGCCACGCAGTTGCAGGGCCAGCAGTTTTTCTTCATCCGACAGCGGCTGTAACTTGTAGATTTGCCCCCAGTCCAGGCGTGAAGCCAGGTCCGGCAGGTTCAAATTCAATTGACGCGGCGGACGATCGCCGGTGATGAACAGGCGCGTGCGGCCAGTTTCCAGAATGCGGTTGTAGAGATTAAAGATCGCCATTTCCCACTCTTCGTCACCGGCGATGCATTCGATATTGTCGATGCATACCAGCGCCAACTGCTCCATCCCGTCCAAGACTTCCGGCACGAAATAAGCGCGCTTGTCCAACGGCACATAGCCGACGGCTTCACCGCGCTGCGAAAGCTCCGCACAGGCCGCATGCAACAGGTGACTGCGCCCACCGCCCTCGCGTGACCAGAAATAGATATAGCTGCCATGTTCCTGACGAACGGCGGACTGGATCGCGCTCAATAGGGATGGGTTCTCCCCCGGATAAAAACTGGCAAAAGTCTCATCATCGGGAAGATAAAGTGGCAGTGAAAGCTGTGCCGGCGTATTCAGAAAAGCACCTCAACCAAAACTGGCAGGAAAACGCGGTCAGTCTATCACAGAAAACAGGCTCTGTTGAACCGGCAGGATTTTATGCCGTAATAGTGAACAACGATCGCCGATAAAGTTAAATTTCTCTACGGCCAGCGTCAGTGAAATTTGTATTTTATCTAACACTTATCCTAGTATAGAAAGGCGAAACGCAATCTCCTTAAACAAGGTTTCTACAAGGATATAGACAATGAAAGTATGGAATAAAGTGCTTTTGGCCTCAATCATTGGGCTATTGCTTGCCGGCTGCGATGACTCATCCAAGGTCGACGCCAATCTTGAAAAAGCCAAAGACAGCGCCGAGCAGATGAAAGATGCCGCACAGAAAAAAGCGGACGATCTGACCGATAAAGCCGCCGCGGTGGCCAAAGACATCAAGCAAGAGGCCACCACTCAGGCCGACCAATTGAAAGACAAGGCCTCGGCGATTAAAGACGATGCCGCCAAGCAGGCAGATGCCATTACCAATGATGCGAAAGCCAAGGCTGACGCCATCAAAGAAGATGCCAGCAAGCAAAGCCAGCAGCTGGTCGATCAGGCTAAAACCATTAAGAACGATGCCATTAATGGTGCCAACGATCTGACCGAGCAAGCCAAAGCGAAAACCGAAGCGATTAAAAACAGCGCTGAGAATAAAGCGGATGAATTAAAAAGTGATGCCGATGCAGCAGGGAAAGAAAATACCCCGCCGGCCGCACAACAATAATACTTAGCAGCAAAAGAAAGGAGCAGTAAATGGGGATTATTTCCTGGATTATCTTCGGTCTGATCGCCGGTATTTTAGCCAAGTGGATTATGCCAGGCAAAGACGGCGGCGGTTTTATTCTGACCGTCGTCCTGGGTATCGTCGGTGCCGTGGTTGGGGGCTATATCAGCACCTTCTTTGGCTACGGCAGAGTTGACGGTTTCAACTTCGGCAGCTTCGTGGTGGCGGTGATCGGCGCTATCGTGGTGCTGTTTGTATACCGTAAGATCCGCAGTTAATTTATTGCGCATCAACAAAACGGGCAGCCCATTGGCTGCCCGTTTTCCTTATTACTTCTGCACTACTTCTGTTCGGCCGACTCGTCCGGCGCTTCGATCACTTCCTCTTCCTTGCGGTACAGGCTGATGACCTTAAACAGCAGGCTGAGGCCAATGCCGACGATGGTCGCCAGCGCCATGCCTTTCAACTCGGCAGCACCGATGTGCACCTTGGCCCCGCTGACGCCGATAATCAGGATCACCGAGGTCAGGATCAGGTTTTGCGCCTTGTTGTAATCCACTTTGGATTCAATCAGCACACGAATACCTGACGCACCGATCACCCCGTACAGCAGCAGAGAGACCCCGCCCATCACCGGTACCGGCACCGCCTGGATGGCCGCCGCCAGTTTACCGACGCAGGACAGCAGAATAGCCAGAACCGCCGCGCCGCCGATCACCCAGGTGCTGTAAACCTTGGTGATGGCCATCACGCCAATATTTTCACCGTAGGTGGTGTTTGGCGTGGAGCCGAAGAAGCCGGAAATCACCGTCGAAATGCCATTGGCGAACATCGAGCGGTGCAGGCCAGGGTCACGAAGCAGATCTTTTTTGACGATATTCGCGGTCACCACCAGGTGGCCAACGTGCTCGGCGATCACCACCAGCGCCGCCGGCAGGATGGTAAAGATAGCGAACCATTCAAAACGCGGGGTGTAAAACGTCGGCAGCGCGAACCAGTGCGCCTCACGGATCGGGGTCAAATCCACCACGCCCATAAAGAATGACAGCCCATACCCCACCAGCACGCCAATCAGGATCGGGATAATCGCCAGAAAACCGCGGAACAGCACGGAACCCAGGATGGTCACGCCCAGCGTCACCAGCGAGATAGTGATGGTAGTGGTGTCTGCGCTGACGCCGTCGGCCGGCAGCAAGCCCGCCATGTTCGCCGCCACACCGGCCAGTTCCAGGCCGATGACCGCGACAATAGCCCCCATCGCCGCCGGAGGGAAGATGACGTCCAGCCAGCCGGTACCGGCTTTTTTAACCAGCAGCGCGACCAGGCAAAACAGCACCCCGCACATGATAAAACCGCCCAACGCCACTTCATAACCCAACGGCAACAGCAGCAGCACCGGGGAAATAAACGCAAAGCTGGAGCCGAGATAGGCCGGGATCTTTCCCTTGCAGATAAACAGGTACAGCAGGGTACCGACGCCATTAAACAGCAACACCGTCGCCGGGTTAATCTTGAACAAAATAGGCACCAGCACGGTCGCGCCAAACATGGCGAACAGGTGTTGGAAGCTGAGCGGAATAGTCTGGAGTAGCGGCGGGCGTTCGCTTACGCCTATCACGCGACGGGTCATGGATGTTTTTCCTCTAATGACTTTTCGAGTTTTACCCTATGAATTTCAAGTTGCAGCCAAGCGCCCGGCTCGCTCATCTCCAGGTATTGTAGGGGCGCCGCATGCTGCGCCCGCATTAATCGGGGCGAATTTATTCGCCCCCTACAGTAACTGGGGTGAGCTAGTGCAGGTAACAACGCTGTAGCTTGAAAGACGACGAGCATTAAAAAGCCGACTCATCAGTCGGCTTATTTTTGTTTATTTGGTACCAAATATCTTGTCGCCCGCATCACCCAGGCCCGGTACGATGTAGCCCTTCTCGTTCAGGCATTGATCGATGGAGGCCGTGTACAGTTCGACGTCCGGGTGCGCTTTCTCCAGCGCGGCGATCCCTTCCGGCGCGGCAACCAGCACCAGCACCTTGATGCTGTTGCAGCCGGCTTTCTTCAGCAGATCGATAGTGGCGATCATCGAGCCGCCGGTCGCCAGCATAGGGTCGACAACCAGTGCCAAACGCTCTTCGATGTTGGAAACCAGCTTTTGGAAATACGGCACCGGCTCCAGGGTTTCTTCGTCACGGTAAACGCCAACCACGCTGATACGCGCGCTAGGTACGTTTTCCAGTACCCCTTCCATCATGCCCAGACCGGCACGCAGAATAGGCACAACGGTAATTTTTTTCCCTTTAATCTGGTCTATTTCAACCGGGCCGCACCAGCCATCGATGGTGACTTTCTCTGTTTCCAGATCGGCGGTCGCTTCATAGGTCAGCAAACTACCCACTTCTGAGGCCAGCTCACGGAAGCGTTTGGTGCTGATATCATTTTCACGCATCAGGCCAAGCTTGTGTTTCACCAGCGGGTGTTTCACCTCAACGATCTTCATCATTTTTCTCCTATTAAGGTGGTTTACGGCCAAAAAAATCGCCGGATTATACCTCCTTTTGCCGACTGCGCCACCCACAATAGCCCGATCGGGATCAACAAAAGTTTGAATAACAGTATAGATGACGAAAAAGCGGAGCTGGCTCACAAGCCACTCGCAAACGTTTGCCTGCGCTGTTAGAATTGCCGCGCCTTATTCCGGAATCAATGCCGGAAGCACAGTATTCAAACCGCAAACCGTCGTGGGGATCGCGCAGTGACCGACAAAACCTCTCTCAGCTATAAAGACGCAGGTGTCGATATCGATGCTGGCAATGCATTGGTAGACCGCATCAAAGGTGTAGTAAAACAGACCCGCCGCCCGGAAGTGATGGGTGGTCTGGGCGGTTTTGGCGCCCTGTGTGCGTTGCCGCAGAAATACCGCGAGCCGATACTGGTTTCCGGTACCGACGGCGTAGGCACCAAGCTGCGTCTGGCGATGGACCTGAAACGACACGACACCATCGGCATCGATCTGGTCGCAATGTGTGTCAACGACCTGGTGGTTCAGGGCGCTGAGCCGCTGTTCTTCCTGGATTACTTTGCCACCGGTAAACTGGACGTGAACACCGCGGCCAGCGTGATCACCGGCATCGCCGAAGGCTGTAAGCAGTCTGGCTGTGCTCTGGTGGGCGGTGAAACCGCTGAAATGCCGGGCATGTACCACGGCGAAGACTACGACGTGGCCGGCTTTTGCGTCGGCGTGGTCGAAAAGTCCGAGATTATCGACGGCAGCAAGGTGCAGTCCGGTGACGCTCTGATCGCCCTGGGCGCTTCAGGCCCACACTCCAACGGCTACTCGCTGGTACGCAAAATTCTGGAAGTCAGCAACACCGACCCAACCACTACCGTTCTGGAAGGCAAACCGCTGGCGGACCATCTGCTGGCGCCGACCAAGATTTACGTGAAATCGGTGCTGGAGCTGATCGAGAAAATCGACGTGCACGCTATCGCCCACCTGACCGGTGGCGGCTTCTGGGAAAACATCCCGCGCGTGCTGCCGGAAGGCATGCAGGCCGTGATCGAAGAATCCAGCTGGCAATGGCCGGCCGTCTTCAACTGGCTGCAGCAAAACGGCAACGTCAGCCGTCACGAAATGTACCGCACCTTTAACTGTGGCGTGGGCATGGTGATCGCACTGCCGGAAGAAGCCGTGGAACCCGCCATCGCATTGTTGTCCGCAGCCGGTGAAAAAGCGTGGAAGATCGGTAAACTCACCGCTTCTTCTGACGAACAACAAGTGGTCATCAACGGATGAAAAAGATCGTGGTGTTGGTCTCCGGCCAGGGGAGTAATCTCCAGGCGCTGATTGACGCCTGCCAGCAGGGCAAAATTGCCGGCGAGATTGTGGCGGTGTTCAGTAACAAGGCACAGGCTTACGGTTTGCAACGTGCAGAAGTGGCAGGTATTGCCGCTCATGCGCTGGACGCCAAGGCCTTTGCCGACCGGGCCGCGTTTGACGTCGCCCTGGCGGATGCCATCGACCAATACCAACCGGATCTGGTGGTGCTGGCCGGCTACATGCGCATTCTCAGCCCGCAGTTCGTACAGCGCTATGCCGGACGTATGCTGAATATCCACCCTTCCCTGCTGCCCAAATACCCTGGGCTGCATACTCACCGTCAGGCCATCGACAACGGCGACAGCGAACACGGTACTTCGGTGCACTTCGTGACCGAACAGCTCGACGGCGGCCCGGTGATCCTGCAGGCCAAGGTACCGATTTTCCCCGGCGACGAGGAAGATGAGGTGGTTGAACGGGTACAGGCTCAGGAACATACCCTTTACCCGCTGGTGGTGAACTGGTTTGTCGAGGGCCGCCTGGCGATGCACGATAACGCCGCCTGGCTGGATGGCGAGCGCCTGCCCGAGCAAGGGCATGCGGCAGACTAAAGCGCCAATCTGAATCCTTGCTAAACGGTGCCGCTCACGGCGCCGTTTTTTTTTCGCCGCACCCCATCTCCGACGTTATACTTGCCCACAGTGGCAACCGCCCCCTATCTATAACGACATTAAGGAACCCCCATGTCCAGCACTACCAACGTCAGGCTACGCCCACTGGAACGGGATGATTTGACGTTTGTCCATCAGATGGACAACAACGCCAGCGTGATGCGCTACTGGTTTGAAGAACCCTACGAAGCCTTCGTAGAACTCTCCGATCTTTACGACAAACATATCCACGACCAGAGCGAACGCCGCTTTATCATCGAACACCAGGGTGCCAAGGTCGGGCTGGTGGAACTGGTGGAGATCGACCATATCCACCGCCGCGCGGAATTCCAGATCATCATCGACCCGACGCATCAGGGCAAAGGCTACGCCACTATCGCCGCCAAGCTGGCGATGGATTACGGTTTCTCGGTACTGAACCTGTACAAGTTGTACCTGATCGTCGACAAGGAAAACCCGAAGGCTATCCACATCTACAGCAAGCTGGGCTTTGAAGTCGAAGGTGAGCTGATTGACGAATTTTTCGTTAACGGCGAATACCGTACCGTGCTGCGCATGTGCATCTTCCAGCCGCAGTACATGGCGAAATTCAAAACCGCCGCCAGCGATAAACCTTTGGTTAAGTGACAACAAAAAACCCGCGAAAGCGGGTTTTTACCATCATGATGTTTGGGCTTTTCCCAACGACAGGAAAAGACAGCTGCGGCATCAACCATAGCGCCCGGTAATATAATCCTCGGTGCGGCGCTGGCGCGGTGAAGTAAAGATGTCGTCGGTGTCGTTGTATTCCACCAATCGGCCCTGGTGAATAAACGCCGTGTAATCCGAAACGCGTGCCGCCTGCTGCATGTTGTGCGTCACCAGCACCACGCTGTACTGCTGCTTCAGAGCGGAAATCAGCTCTTCAATGGTCAATGTAGAGATCGGATCCAGCGCCGAGGTCGGCTCATCCAGCAGCAGCACTTCCGGCTCGATGGCTATCGCCCGTGCAATCACCAACCTTTGCTGCTGACCGCTGGAAAGACGAAACGCATTCTCGCGCAGCCGGTCTTTCACTTCATGCCACAGTGCGGCAGCACGCAGCGAACGCTCCACCGCCTCATCAAGGATCCGTCGGTCGCGTACGCCCTGCAGACGCAGGCCGTAAACGACGTTTTCATAAATCGATTTCGGGAAGGGATTCGGCCGTTGGAATACCATACCGACCCGCCGTCTTAACGCCGCAACGTCAATCTGTGCGCCGCCAATACTTTGACCGTTCAGTTGCAAATCGCCTTCAATCCGGCAGTTGTCCACCAAATCGTTCATGCGGTTGAAACAGCGCAGCAGCGTGGATTTACCGCAGCCGGACGGACCGATCAGCGCCGTCACCCGGTGCTTGGGAATACGCAGCGAGATACCGTGCAGCACCTGTTTTTCGCCATAAAACAGGTTGAGGTCGTTTACCGCCAGCGCGGTATGTTCATCATCAAGGTGCTGGACATCCAACCGGGGCAAACTGCCTGGCGTCATCAAACTCATTAGGCACTCCCCAAGAATAACATCGTTGTTACTGCGACCATGCTCTGTACCGCTCCCTCAGCGAATGGCGAATGCCCATCGCCGCCAGATTCAAGCCCACCACAATCGCCACCAGCAGGAAGGCAGTGGCGAACACCAGCGGCCGGGCAGCCTCCACGCTCGGGCTCTGGAAAGCCATATCGTAGATCTGGAAGCTCAGGTGCATAAACTTCCGCTCCAGATGCAGATACGGGAAAATATCATCTACCGGCAGCACCGGCACGGATTTCACTACCCCCACCAGCATTAATGGCGCCGTCTCCCCGGCAGCGCGCGCCACCGCCAGGATCAGGCCGGTCATCATCGCCGGCGCCGCCATCGGCAACACAATACGCCACAGCGTTTCCGCCCGGCTGGCGCCCAGCGCCAACGAGCCCTGACGCAACGAAGCAGGAATGCGCGACAGCCCCTCTTCGGTGGCGACAATCACCACCGGCAACGTCAGCAGCGCCAGCGTCAAGGCCGCCCACAGCACGCCCGGCGTGCCAAAGGTCGGGTTAGGCAACGACTCCGGGTAGAACAGCTGATCGAGCGTACCGCCAATCATATAGACGAAGAAGCCAAGACCAAACACGCCATAGACAATCGACGGTACGCCGGCCAGGTTAACCACGGCGATGCGGATCAGCCGCGTCAGCAGATTATTGCCTGCGTATTCATGCAGGTAAACGGCGGCAATCACGCCAAACGGCATCACCACGATCGACATCAGGATCACCATCAGCACCGTGCCGAAAATCGCCGGGAATACGCCGCCTTCGGTATTGGCCTCTCGCGGGCTGTCGCTGAGGAATTTCTTCACCTGTTCGCCCCAGTGCACCAGCTTTTGCGTGGTATTCATCGCGTTGGGGTACCAGGCATCGCGCACCTGGCTTAGCGCAATGGTATGGGTCTGGCCGTGCATGTCACGCAGCAACAGCGCATCACGGTGGCGATCGCGGTTCAAACCTTCCAGACGATCGGAAAGCAACCGATATTGACGTTGCAGTTCCAGCCGCTCGGCATTGATTGACGCCTGTGCGCGGGCGTCTAGCTTATCTTCACGCAGCAAGCTTTTCTCTCGCAGGCGCAGCGTATCGAACCGCTGGTTAATGCGCGCCATATCGCGAAACTGAATATCATGAGCCTGGCGCGAAAGTGCGGCAATCTGCGGCAAACGCTGCAGCAGCGCCTGGCTAAGATTACGGCCGGTCAGCGGCTGACCATCCTCCAGCATACCGGCCAGATAACCGTAAGCGGTGCCGTTGTTATTACGTTCCAGCACCAGCAGATCGCGCGGCGTACTTTGGCGAACAATGTCACCGGCCAGCAGCGTACGGAAGTCTTGTCCTTCGCTCTCGCGGTTGCCCACCTTGATCAGATAGCGCTCAAAACTCTGCGCATTGCCCGGCGGCAGTGTAATATCGGACTCCAGCAGTTGGCGGCGCGGAATGCTTTGCTGCTGATACAGCTCGCCGATCATCGTCACCGGCCCTGCGGCGCTCTGATTCAGCTCAAACTGGTAGACCGGGCTCGGCCAGAAATAGCGCATCCCCTGCCCGGCCAGCAGCAGCATAATGCCGATCAGCGCCAACAGGCTGACGGCCACCGACCCGGCGGTCAGCCAGATCCACGGCGAACCGCTCTTCGCCCAGCGCTTCATGGCGCCTCCTGGTTCAGGGTATAGCGCTCACGCAGCCGCAGTCGGATCGCCTCCGCCAGCGTGTTGAAGACAAAGGTGAAAATAAACAGCACCAGCGCAGTAAGGAACAGCACCCGGTAATGGCTGCTGCCGGCGACCGCTTCCGGCATTTCTATGGCGATATTGGCCGCCAGGGCACGCAGGCCCTGGAACAGGCTGCCGTCGATAACCGGCGTGTTACCGGTCGCCATCAGCACAATCATGGTTTCCCCCACCGCGCGGCCAAAGCCAATCATCAGCGCCGAGAAAATGCCGGCGCTGGCCGAAGGCAACACCACGCGCATCACGGTTTGCCACTGGGTGGCCCCCAACGCCAGCGACCCTTGGCTCAGGGTTGCCGGTACGCTGAACAACGCGTCTTCCGCCAGCGAGAAAATAATCGGCACTAACGCAAAGCCCATCGCCACGCCAACCACCAGCGCATTGCGCTGGTCATAATCATCACCCAGCCAGAAATGCAGGGGCTCGCCGAACAGCTTCACTTCCAGCCAGGGCCCCACGCTAAACGTCAGCCAGACGGTCAATACGATCAGCGGCAACAGGATCAGCAGATCAACGCCCGGCGGCAGGCGCCGCGGGGCAAACCGGTTCATCAGCGCACCGCAGGCCAACACCACCGCCGCCAACAGCAAGGGCAGCGACAACACCGCCAGCAGGTAATATTCAATCACCGGCGCCAGCCAGATGCCGGCCACCAGCCCGATCACCACCGTCGGCAAGGCCCCCATCACCTCAATCGCCGGCTTAATCACCCGCCGCAGTCCGGCCGACATGAAGTAGGCGGTATAAATCGCCCCGGCCAGCGCCAGCGGAATGGCGAACAGCATGGCATAGGCCGCGGCCTTGAAGGTGCCAAAGATCACCGGCATCAGGCTGAATTTGGCCTGGTAGCTGTCCTCGCCAGAGGTGGATTGCCAGACGTAAGCCGGTTCGGGGTAATTCTCGTACCACACCTTGTGCCACAGCGAGCGCCAGGTGACGTCGGGATAAGGGTTGTCGATCGCATAATGTTGCCAGCCCTGTGCCGTTTCCAGCAGCAGGCCGTCACCGCGTGGAGCGAATGCCATCTGTTGTACCCCGGCGCTCAGCCTGCCGTTCAACAGCGGCTGCGGCTGGATGCTGGAAAACAGCGAGAAACCGCCGTCCGGTCTCAGGGTAGCGAACACCCGGCGATAAGGTTCGGCCACCAGCAAATCCTGCGGCTCGGACTGGTGGTCGAAATGCTGCACCGGCGTCAGTTGCCAGCGCCGATCTTTTTCGACATCAAACCATTCGCGTACGCTGCCGTCAGGCGCTTCGATCAGCAACGCGCTGCCGCCAGGCAACGCTGTCAGTTGATAAGGAGAATGTTCGCCCAGCGTACGCGTTTCTTTTAGCTGCAGCTGCGTGTCGTTAATTTGGTAGCGCGCCAGCCGATTCCCCGCCAGCAGATACAATTGGCGACCGTCGGGCGTCAACACCAGCTGCTGCACCGTACTGTCCAGCGTGATTTCACTTAGCTGCGGCGGGTGGTCGCTGCCGAAACGGCCAAACACCAGGCGACGATCTTCGGTCACACCGGCCAGAAGGTACTGCCCACGTCGCGCCTCGGCCAACGCCAGCAGCGTTAACGCACGCCCCTGTTTATCCAACGTCAGCGGTCGTTGCCCAAGCGGAAACAACCACTGCGGTGCCGATGCCCCGGCTGCTGCGAAGTCTGCGCTGGCGACGATAAACCGGCCGTCGGCCTGTGCCAAAGCAAACAGGTCACGTTCGCCAGCTGCCTGAGCCAGTAGTTTCGGTTTGGCCAGCAGCGTCTGTTGCGTCAGAGGATGGGCGTTCTGCTGCGTCAGAGGGTAGAACTGCCCCTGCCC contains:
- the arsC gene encoding arsenate reductase (glutaredoxin) (This arsenate reductase requires both glutathione and glutaredoxin to convert arsenate to arsenite, after which the efflux transporter formed by ArsA and ArsB can extrude the arsenite from the cell, providing resistance.), which codes for MKNVTIYHNPRCSKSRETLALLEQHGVKPDVVLYLETPPSVDQLKKLLKELGFSSARELMRKKEDLYKDLKLADEDLSEAQLLQAMVDNPKLIERPIVVKGTLARIGRPPEQVLEIL
- the hda gene encoding DnaA inactivator Hda, with protein sequence MNTPAQLSLPLYLPDDETFASFYPGENPSLLSAIQSAVRQEHGSYIYFWSREGGGRSHLLHAACAELSQRGEAVGYVPLDKRAYFVPEVLDGMEQLALVCIDNIECIAGDEEWEMAIFNLYNRILETGRTRLFITGDRPPRQLNLNLPDLASRLDWGQIYKLQPLSDEEKLLALQLRGKLRGFELPEDVGRFLLKRLDREMRTLFMTLDQLDHASITAQRKLTIPFVKEILGL
- a CDS encoding E3 ubiquitin--protein ligase; this encodes MKVWNKVLLASIIGLLLAGCDDSSKVDANLEKAKDSAEQMKDAAQKKADDLTDKAAAVAKDIKQEATTQADQLKDKASAIKDDAAKQADAITNDAKAKADAIKEDASKQSQQLVDQAKTIKNDAINGANDLTEQAKAKTEAIKNSAENKADELKSDADAAGKENTPPAAQQ
- a CDS encoding GlsB/YeaQ/YmgE family stress response membrane protein: MGIISWIIFGLIAGILAKWIMPGKDGGGFILTVVLGIVGAVVGGYISTFFGYGRVDGFNFGSFVVAVIGAIVVLFVYRKIRS
- the uraA gene encoding uracil permease, producing MTRRVIGVSERPPLLQTIPLSFQHLFAMFGATVLVPILFKINPATVLLFNGVGTLLYLFICKGKIPAYLGSSFAFISPVLLLLPLGYEVALGGFIMCGVLFCLVALLVKKAGTGWLDVIFPPAAMGAIVAVIGLELAGVAANMAGLLPADGVSADTTTITISLVTLGVTILGSVLFRGFLAIIPILIGVLVGYGLSFFMGVVDLTPIREAHWFALPTFYTPRFEWFAIFTILPAALVVIAEHVGHLVVTANIVKKDLLRDPGLHRSMFANGISTVISGFFGSTPNTTYGENIGVMAITKVYSTWVIGGAAVLAILLSCVGKLAAAIQAVPVPVMGGVSLLLYGVIGASGIRVLIESKVDYNKAQNLILTSVILIIGVSGAKVHIGAAELKGMALATIVGIGLSLLFKVISLYRKEEEVIEAPDESAEQK
- the upp gene encoding uracil phosphoribosyltransferase, coding for MKIVEVKHPLVKHKLGLMRENDISTKRFRELASEVGSLLTYEATADLETEKVTIDGWCGPVEIDQIKGKKITVVPILRAGLGMMEGVLENVPSARISVVGVYRDEETLEPVPYFQKLVSNIEERLALVVDPMLATGGSMIATIDLLKKAGCNSIKVLVLVAAPEGIAALEKAHPDVELYTASIDQCLNEKGYIVPGLGDAGDKIFGTK
- the purM gene encoding phosphoribosylformylglycinamidine cyclo-ligase, whose translation is MTDKTSLSYKDAGVDIDAGNALVDRIKGVVKQTRRPEVMGGLGGFGALCALPQKYREPILVSGTDGVGTKLRLAMDLKRHDTIGIDLVAMCVNDLVVQGAEPLFFLDYFATGKLDVNTAASVITGIAEGCKQSGCALVGGETAEMPGMYHGEDYDVAGFCVGVVEKSEIIDGSKVQSGDALIALGASGPHSNGYSLVRKILEVSNTDPTTTVLEGKPLADHLLAPTKIYVKSVLELIEKIDVHAIAHLTGGGFWENIPRVLPEGMQAVIEESSWQWPAVFNWLQQNGNVSRHEMYRTFNCGVGMVIALPEEAVEPAIALLSAAGEKAWKIGKLTASSDEQQVVING
- the purN gene encoding phosphoribosylglycinamide formyltransferase, coding for MKKIVVLVSGQGSNLQALIDACQQGKIAGEIVAVFSNKAQAYGLQRAEVAGIAAHALDAKAFADRAAFDVALADAIDQYQPDLVVLAGYMRILSPQFVQRYAGRMLNIHPSLLPKYPGLHTHRQAIDNGDSEHGTSVHFVTEQLDGGPVILQAKVPIFPGDEEDEVVERVQAQEHTLYPLVVNWFVEGRLAMHDNAAWLDGERLPEQGHAAD
- the speG gene encoding spermidine N1-acetyltransferase, with protein sequence MSSTTNVRLRPLERDDLTFVHQMDNNASVMRYWFEEPYEAFVELSDLYDKHIHDQSERRFIIEHQGAKVGLVELVEIDHIHRRAEFQIIIDPTHQGKGYATIAAKLAMDYGFSVLNLYKLYLIVDKENPKAIHIYSKLGFEVEGELIDEFFVNGEYRTVLRMCIFQPQYMAKFKTAASDKPLVK
- the pstB gene encoding phosphate ABC transporter ATP-binding protein PstB; the protein is MSLMTPGSLPRLDVQHLDDEHTALAVNDLNLFYGEKQVLHGISLRIPKHRVTALIGPSGCGKSTLLRCFNRMNDLVDNCRIEGDLQLNGQSIGGAQIDVAALRRRVGMVFQRPNPFPKSIYENVVYGLRLQGVRDRRILDEAVERSLRAAALWHEVKDRLRENAFRLSSGQQQRLVIARAIAIEPEVLLLDEPTSALDPISTLTIEELISALKQQYSVVLVTHNMQQAARVSDYTAFIHQGRLVEYNDTDDIFTSPRQRRTEDYITGRYG
- the pstA gene encoding phosphate ABC transporter permease PstA; its protein translation is MKRWAKSGSPWIWLTAGSVAVSLLALIGIMLLLAGQGMRYFWPSPVYQFELNQSAAGPVTMIGELYQQQSIPRRQLLESDITLPPGNAQSFERYLIKVGNRESEGQDFRTLLAGDIVRQSTPRDLLVLERNNNGTAYGYLAGMLEDGQPLTGRNLSQALLQRLPQIAALSRQAHDIQFRDMARINQRFDTLRLREKSLLREDKLDARAQASINAERLELQRQYRLLSDRLEGLNRDRHRDALLLRDMHGQTHTIALSQVRDAWYPNAMNTTQKLVHWGEQVKKFLSDSPREANTEGGVFPAIFGTVLMVILMSIVVMPFGVIAAVYLHEYAGNNLLTRLIRIAVVNLAGVPSIVYGVFGLGFFVYMIGGTLDQLFYPESLPNPTFGTPGVLWAALTLALLTLPVVIVATEEGLSRIPASLRQGSLALGASRAETLWRIVLPMAAPAMMTGLILAVARAAGETAPLMLVGVVKSVPVLPVDDIFPYLHLERKFMHLSFQIYDMAFQSPSVEAARPLVFATAFLLVAIVVGLNLAAMGIRHSLRERYRAWSQ